A stretch of the Bacillus sp. FJAT-18017 genome encodes the following:
- a CDS encoding CTP synthase produces the protein MTKYIFVTGGVVSSLGKGITAASLGRLLKNRGLSVFIQKFDPYINVDPGTMSPYQHGEVYVTGDGAETDLDLGHYERFIDINLTKNSNVTTGKIYSTVLKKERRGDYLGGTVQVIPHITNEIKERVFRAGHETNADVVITEIGGTVGDIESLPFLEAIRQIKSDIGHENVMYIHCTLIPYIKAAGEMKTKPTQHSVKELRSLGIQPNVIVVRTELPVSQDMKDKIALFCDIDKKAVIECRDAETLYTIPLDLQEQNLDSIVCDHLKLQCGEADMTEWKALVDKVTNLTGKTKIALVGKYVELQDAYLSVVEALKHAGYAHDADIDIDWVNAEHVNEENVEELLGDADGILVPGGFGDRGVEGKISAIKYARERKVPFLGICLGMQLATIEFARNVLGLEGAHSSELDPNTKHPIIDLLPEQKDVEDLGGTLRLGLYPCKLVEGTKVYEAYGEKIVYERHRHRYEFNNHYRKDMEQAGFVFSGTSPDGRLIETIEVTEHPWFVASQFHPEFLSRPTRPQPLFREFIHASLQGK, from the coding sequence TCCTCGCTTGGAAAAGGAATCACAGCTGCTTCATTAGGACGACTTTTGAAAAATAGGGGTCTAAGCGTTTTTATCCAGAAGTTTGACCCATATATTAACGTTGACCCAGGAACGATGAGCCCGTATCAGCACGGGGAAGTGTATGTAACAGGCGATGGGGCGGAAACAGACCTTGACCTTGGCCACTATGAGCGCTTTATCGATATTAATCTGACTAAGAACAGCAATGTTACAACGGGAAAGATTTATTCGACAGTCCTGAAAAAAGAGCGCCGTGGGGATTATCTTGGCGGGACGGTTCAAGTTATTCCACATATCACAAATGAAATCAAGGAGCGCGTATTCCGCGCAGGCCATGAGACAAATGCGGATGTGGTTATTACTGAAATCGGCGGAACAGTAGGGGATATTGAATCGCTGCCATTTCTTGAGGCTATTCGCCAAATCAAGAGCGATATCGGCCATGAGAACGTAATGTATATTCACTGTACATTAATCCCATACATTAAAGCAGCCGGGGAAATGAAAACCAAGCCTACACAGCATAGTGTAAAAGAATTACGAAGCCTTGGAATCCAGCCAAACGTCATCGTCGTCCGGACAGAACTTCCTGTATCCCAGGATATGAAGGACAAAATTGCGCTGTTTTGTGATATTGATAAAAAGGCAGTCATTGAATGCCGTGACGCAGAAACTCTTTATACCATTCCGTTGGATCTTCAGGAACAAAACCTGGATAGTATTGTTTGCGATCACTTGAAGCTTCAATGTGGCGAAGCGGATATGACTGAATGGAAGGCTCTTGTCGATAAAGTAACAAATTTGACAGGAAAGACAAAAATTGCCCTTGTCGGAAAGTATGTTGAATTGCAGGATGCATACTTGTCTGTTGTCGAAGCACTTAAGCATGCTGGGTATGCGCATGATGCAGATATCGACATCGACTGGGTGAATGCCGAGCATGTTAATGAAGAAAATGTTGAAGAATTGCTTGGCGATGCGGACGGTATTCTTGTACCCGGCGGTTTTGGGGACAGAGGAGTCGAAGGGAAAATTTCGGCAATCAAATATGCCCGTGAACGAAAGGTGCCTTTCTTGGGGATTTGCCTGGGGATGCAGCTTGCAACTATAGAATTTGCCCGTAATGTACTTGGCCTTGAAGGCGCGCACTCGTCCGAGCTTGATCCAAACACGAAACATCCAATTATTGATTTGCTTCCTGAACAGAAGGATGTTGAAGACCTTGGTGGAACTCTTCGTCTTGGTTTGTATCCTTGCAAACTTGTTGAGGGTACAAAAGTTTATGAAGCTTATGGTGAGAAAATTGTATACGAACGCCACCGCCATCGCTATGAGTTCAATAATCATTATCGCAAGGATATGGAACAGGCAGGCTTTGTCTTTTCCGGTACAAGCCCGGATGGCCGCCTGATTGAAACAATTGAAGTTACAGAACACCCTTGGTTCGTCGCTTCACAGTTCCATCCAGAATTCCTGTCAAGGCCGACACGCCCTCAACCTTTATTCCGTGAATTCATTCATGCTTCACTTCAAGGGAAGTAA
- a CDS encoding DUF2529 domain-containing protein: MLKMFSTQLTGLLGRIQNKQEENFEDAARLLAQASAGQGKIYIFGPNEMAAVGMEATSGVEPLQSAAILEPSSPPTFTAADRAMIITRFSSDQNGIEAAEVLRREGVPFISVCTSDEDNEKSLAELADVHIDLFLKKGLLPDETGNRYGYPGPIAALYVYYGLKFTIDEILAEYDQL; this comes from the coding sequence ATGCTGAAAATGTTTTCGACACAGCTGACAGGACTGTTAGGCAGAATACAGAATAAACAGGAAGAAAACTTTGAGGACGCCGCCCGTCTGCTTGCACAGGCATCAGCTGGACAGGGCAAAATCTATATTTTTGGGCCAAACGAAATGGCTGCTGTGGGAATGGAGGCTACCTCCGGGGTTGAACCGCTTCAAAGCGCAGCAATTTTGGAACCTTCTTCACCACCAACCTTTACGGCTGCTGACAGGGCAATGATAATTACTCGCTTTTCCTCCGATCAGAATGGGATTGAGGCTGCCGAAGTTTTGCGAAGAGAAGGAGTTCCGTTTATATCCGTTTGTACGTCAGATGAAGACAACGAAAAATCACTTGCTGAATTAGCCGATGTACACATTGATCTTTTCCTAAAAAAGGGGCTGCTTCCTGACGAAACAGGAAACAGGTATGGGTATCCAGGACCAATCGCGGCCTTATATGTGTACTATGGATTAAAATTCACAATTGATGAGATATTGGCTGAATACGACCAACTCTAA
- a CDS encoding response regulator has protein sequence MKEKILIVDDQFGIRILLNEVFQKEGYATFQAANGIQALDIVKKHKPDLVLLDMKIPGMDGIEILKRMKVIEPDIKVIIMTAYGELDMIQEAKDLGAITHFAKPFDIDDIRNAVRTYAVKQ, from the coding sequence ATGAAGGAAAAAATACTAATAGTTGACGATCAATTCGGGATTCGCATCCTGCTTAATGAAGTTTTTCAAAAAGAAGGATATGCCACGTTTCAGGCTGCCAATGGCATCCAGGCTTTGGATATTGTAAAAAAACATAAGCCGGACCTTGTCCTTCTGGATATGAAAATACCGGGAATGGATGGCATTGAGATTTTGAAAAGGATGAAGGTAATTGAGCCTGATATTAAAGTCATCATCATGACCGCTTATGGGGAGCTCGACATGATTCAGGAGGCAAAAGACCTGGGTGCTATCACTCACTTTGCAAAGCCGTTTGATATTGATGATATCAGGAACGCGGTGCGGACCTATGCTGTAAAGCAATAG